TAGGAGTGGAGAACTTCAGACCCATTGAGTCCTTCGAGTATGACAAGAAAATAACACCACGTATTGGGTCAAAACCTTTCTTTGCTTTTATAGGAGAAGGCTTTGAGAGTGTTGAAGAGTTAAAACACCTGAAGGAAGTATTGCTTGATCTTTTTGGAGGAGAGGTTGGTCTTTCAATATCATGTCTACATTATCACAATCACTTGGTTCTGTGGAACAAATTATAGAAATTCATGGCTTTGGCTCATGCAGGTTGTGGAAAATTTGAACCTTGGTGGTATAGACCGCGTATTTGTATGCACAGCCACCTCGTCGACTACAATCCTCTTTATGCATTGTGCTCTCCGCCTAAAAAGGTCAGGCACATCTCTTCCTAGAATGGAGTTGGTAGAAGTTGGGCCATCCATGGACTTGGTAGTTCGGCGTCACAGTCTTCCCAATGACAGCTTAAAGAAAGAAGCAATGAAAACTGCTTCCGATCAGCCTAAGAAGAAGGTAATAAAAATGGTTCCTCAATCCTAATTTCTTTTTATATGGGATATACTGGACTCAGGGCAACCCATGATGTGTGTTTTCCAACTTTGCACTTTGTGGCTAAGATCTAATGGTTGTTTCATGGGATTGCAAGAAATTGACTGCCACATTTGCATATTTTGCCAATTTTCTCTGCAAAATCCTACACCAATTGGTGGGCTACCGCTATTCTGAAACAGGCTGCATTATTTGCAGTTTTAACCTGATTTCATAGTACTTTTATTCCTCAAGGTTGATGCTTTGATTTTCCTGCAGATCAAAAATGTGAGCAGCGACATTGTGCAAGGAAAGATAGGGAAAATCTACATTCCGGATCAACAGGTTCAAATTCAAGTTTCCCATGTTCGATAATTAGTTCAACGATATCCAGTATCATTATCAACACTTTGTATTCCTTTCATGAATGCTGTCTTTTGTTTAGGTTGGAAATATGCCTTTATCTAATGACATAAGGGGACTGAAGAGGGAGCGGCGTGAAGCCAAGAAAAACAAGGTTAATGGAGAGGATcaatcaaagaaaagaaagatggacCCTCAATAATCCTCAGAGGTGGCTCCCTCTCACACTACTGGCCTTGTGAGACACTGCAATATATGCGAAGAAATTGTGCATTGGCGCTGAATTCCAGATAAACATTACCCCTGATTATGCATGACCTTCCAAGTTATCAAAGCGAAAGCAATCGGAATTTCTGGAAGATGAGGCAATGGAAATTTTGACTTTTAGTTATTGCTGAATTGATTTTGACATTAGCATCGGAATTGGATGCCTGTAGGTATTTCAAGAAAGCATATGCTGGATGGAATTAATATGAAAGTTGCAGTTCATGATCCATGGGCAAATTTTTTGATgtcaaatattttatataatcagGATTGTTCGTATTTTATTCCGTTTGAATCTAGGATATCTAGCGGCTGGAGTGCTTTTGTATGTAATTTTGCTTTCAATGCAGAGTATGCTGACAGATGGATGTTTCAAATGGATTACATGCATGACTGCAGGTTTTTCCAAGGACCTTTTCACCTCATCCATACATTAC
Above is a genomic segment from Phoenix dactylifera cultivar Barhee BC4 chromosome 2, palm_55x_up_171113_PBpolish2nd_filt_p, whole genome shotgun sequence containing:
- the LOC103699751 gene encoding ribosome production factor 2 homolog, which encodes MLKIKTPRTHRAQRALEKRAPKLVENGKKTLILHGTKTSNLLNSVLTQIYHLKRDSAVNYTKKNENIRPFESGGETSLEFFSLKTDCSLFVFGSHSKKRPNNLVLGRMYDHHVYDLVEVGVENFRPIESFEYDKKITPRIGSKPFFAFIGEGFESVEELKHLKEVLLDLFGGEVVENLNLGGIDRVFVCTATSSTTILFMHCALRLKRSGTSLPRMELVEVGPSMDLVVRRHSLPNDSLKKEAMKTASDQPKKKIKNVSSDIVQGKIGKIYIPDQQVGNMPLSNDIRGLKRERREAKKNKVNGEDQSKKRKMDPQ